The following proteins come from a genomic window of Candidatus Leptovillus gracilis:
- a CDS encoding glycosyltransferase family 2 protein, which produces MKCIIQIPCFNEAETLPQTLAGLPQSIPGIDCLEWLVIDDGSDDDTAVLAQSLGVHHVIRHRQNLGLARAFQTGLDACLHLGADIIVNTDADNQYPGRYIPQLVAPVLGGRADIVIADRQVGQIAHFSPAKRFLQKFGSWMVRTVSGTAVPDAASGFRAYSREAALRLNILTRFSYTLETIIQAGKLGLAVVSVPIETNMTERPSRLQKNMWHFIKAQAGTIMRLYAFYEPLRTFSYIALPFLLAGLFTWLRFFYFVFVGDSGIGRYVQSLTIGTGLLLVGVITLLFGIQADIASKHRQLTQEMLYRLKKLELSSSDE; this is translated from the coding sequence GTGAAGTGCATCATCCAGATTCCCTGTTTTAACGAAGCCGAGACTCTGCCGCAGACGTTGGCCGGTTTGCCGCAAAGCATTCCGGGCATTGACTGCCTGGAATGGTTGGTGATTGATGATGGCAGCGACGATGACACGGCCGTACTCGCCCAATCTCTCGGCGTCCACCACGTTATTCGCCACCGGCAAAACCTGGGGCTGGCCCGCGCTTTCCAGACCGGGCTGGATGCCTGCCTGCACCTGGGGGCGGACATCATCGTCAACACCGACGCCGATAACCAATATCCCGGCCGCTACATCCCGCAGTTGGTCGCCCCGGTGTTGGGCGGCCGGGCCGACATTGTGATTGCCGACCGTCAGGTGGGGCAAATTGCCCATTTTTCGCCGGCAAAGCGCTTTTTGCAGAAGTTTGGCAGTTGGATGGTGCGCACGGTCAGCGGCACGGCCGTGCCCGATGCCGCCAGTGGCTTTCGGGCGTATTCGCGCGAAGCGGCGCTGCGGCTGAACATTCTGACACGTTTTAGCTACACCCTGGAGACAATTATTCAGGCCGGTAAGTTGGGTCTGGCGGTGGTGAGTGTGCCTATTGAGACGAATATGACGGAACGGCCGTCTCGTTTGCAAAAAAACATGTGGCACTTCATCAAAGCCCAGGCCGGCACCATCATGCGCCTGTACGCTTTTTACGAGCCGCTGCGCACCTTTAGTTATATCGCCTTGCCCTTTTTGTTGGCCGGACTGTTTACCTGGCTGCGCTTTTTCTATTTTGTATTCGTAGGGGACAGCGGTATTGGCCGTTATGTCCAATCACTGACCATCGGCACGGGTCTGCTGCTGGTGGGGGTGATTACCCTGCTGTTTGGCATCCAGGCCGACATTGCCAGCAAACACCGCCAGCTTACGCAGGAAATGCTGTATCGCTTGAAGAAGTTGGAACTGAGTTCCAGTGATGAGTGA